The sequence below is a genomic window from Bacillota bacterium.
CTTGATGACGGTGGGCATGGCCACTGCTCCGCTAGAAGCCAAGTACTTTGGCCGCAAAGCAGTTGTCTGGCGCAACGGACTTAACTACGTTTTTGCCTTTATTGTAGCCTTTATTATCGGGAAGGTGGTAAGCCCATGAGAAACAAAAGCAGCGGTCTAAGGCGTTACCTCCCTGTTTTCATCCTGGTGGCTGCAGACCTGGTTGTTATGACCGTGTTCCCCCAGCTAGCAGCCAGGCTGCTTACGAACACAGCCAGCTACTTTGCCGAAATGTTGGGTGTATTGCCGCCGGTGTTTTTGTTGCTGGGACTGTTGGATGTCTGGGTGCCCAAAGAGACAGTAATGCAGTTCTTGGGTCCCGAGGCCGGGGTTCGCGGTCCATTGCTCGGTATCCTGTTAGGTGCCGCTGCCGCCGGTCCCTTATACGGTGCTTTTCCTGTGGCCG
It includes:
- a CDS encoding permease is translated as MRNKSSGLRRYLPVFILVAADLVVMTVFPQLAARLLTNTASYFAEMLGVLPPVFLLLGLLDVWVPKETVMQFLGPEAGVRGPLLGILLGAAAAGPLYGAFPVAEVMYKKGASYFNIMIFIGAWSTLKIPMFLFETKALGTAFSVTRWLANLVVIFVIAAVMNRVLPLEDRYVRTLEGE